Within the Bradyrhizobium ottawaense genome, the region ACACCGCACACAACCTGCCTGACGGCATGGAGCCGGGATTGAAGGAGACCGCGTTCTACGATCCCACCAACTTCACCTTCCCGGCGGGCACTTATATCTGCGAGATCGAAGTCGATCCCGCCACCGGCAAGACCTCGTTCGTCAACTTCGTCGCGGCGGACGATTTCGGCCGGCTAATCAACCCGATGATCGTCGAAGGCCAGGTTCACGGCGGCTTGGCCCAGGGCATCGGGCAGGCGCTGCTTGAACACGCGATCTACGACGCCAACGGTCAGCCGATCACGGCCTCGTTCATGGATTACACCATGCCGCGCGCCGACGACCTGCCGTCGTTCAAGCTGTCGCATACGCCGACGCTCTGTCCGGGCAATCCGCTCGGGGTCAAGGGCTGCGGCGAAGCCGGCGCGATCGGCTCATCGGCTGCCGTGATCAATGCGATCACGGATGCGATCGGTCACAACAAACTCGAAATGCCGGCCACGCCCGATCGCGTCTGGCACGCCATTCACGGTTGAGAGGAACGCATCATGTATGAGACAACTTACCATCGCCCCTCCTCGGTTGACGAAGCCGTGGCACTGTTCGCCAAGGGTTCGGAATCGAAGTACCTCGCCGGCGGCCACACGCTGATCCCCGTGATGAAGCAGCGGCTGGCCTCGCCATCCGACGTGATCGATCTCGCCCGGATCAAGGAACTGGTCGGCATCGAACCATCGGGCGACGGGATCGTCATCAAGGCCGCCACGACGCATTACGACGTGGCCCAGAGTAGTATCGTGAAGAAAGCGATTCCCGCGCTGGCCTATCTCGCTTCGCTGATCGGCGATCCCGCCGTGCGGCATCGCGGCACCATCGGCGGCTCGATCGCCAACAACGATCCGGCCGCGGATTACCCTGCAGCTCTGGTTGCGCTTGATGCCACCGTGAAAACCAACAAGCGCAACATCAAGGCCGGCGATTTCTTCAAGGGCCTGTTTACGACGGCGCTGGAGGACGGCGAGATCATCACCGCCGTCTCCTTCCCGGTTACGGGCAAGGCCGGGTATGCCAAATTCCCCCACCCGGCGTCGCGCTTCGCGCTGACCGGCGTGTTCGTGGCCAGGAGCCCGGGTGGCGATGTCCGCGTCGCCGCCACCGGGGCTTCGCAAAACGGCGTCATGCGGGTACCGGCGATCGAGGCAGCCCTGAAGGCCAACTGGTCGGCCAGCGCGCTCGACGGCGTCAAGATTTCCGCCGACGGTCTGATGAGCGATATTCACGGCTCGTCGGACTACCGCGCTAACCTGATCAAGGTGATGGCGCAGCGGGCGGTGGCTGCGGCGGGATAGTAGCGCCTAGACGCAAGTTGAACGGAACGGCGCGCAGCGATGCGCGCCGTTCTGCATTTTGGACAGATTGTCGGCAAAAGAAGCTTGCCACGGCCTCGCTTCGGCGGGACAAATTAGCTAATCAACTAATTAAAGATGCTTCCCTCGGGAGAGAAACAACGTGCTCGATAAACCAGCCGCCCAATCCGCTGCCCGCACCTCCGGCCCGCTCGCCGGTTTCCGCATCGTCGAATTCGCCGGCATCGGCCCGGGCCCGT harbors:
- a CDS encoding FAD binding domain-containing protein — its product is MYETTYHRPSSVDEAVALFAKGSESKYLAGGHTLIPVMKQRLASPSDVIDLARIKELVGIEPSGDGIVIKAATTHYDVAQSSIVKKAIPALAYLASLIGDPAVRHRGTIGGSIANNDPAADYPAALVALDATVKTNKRNIKAGDFFKGLFTTALEDGEIITAVSFPVTGKAGYAKFPHPASRFALTGVFVARSPGGDVRVAATGASQNGVMRVPAIEAALKANWSASALDGVKISADGLMSDIHGSSDYRANLIKVMAQRAVAAAG